Proteins encoded by one window of Pseudonocardia alni:
- a CDS encoding acyl-CoA dehydrogenase family protein, with protein sequence MTSFELSEEHRELQEWVHGFAADVVRPAAAEWDEREETPWPILQEAAKIELYNFETLASFWGDETGLSMPLVNEELFWGDGGIGMAIFGTTLAVAGIFASGTPEQMVEFIPQCYGDASEPQVGAFCSSEPEAGSDVSAMRTRAVYDEAKDEWTLTGQKAWATNGGIANIHVVQAVVDAGLGSKGQAAFVVPPNTPGLESTRKIKKMGLRASHTADVFLDDVKLPGSCLLGGKEKLDERLARARSGEKSKGSAAMQTFELSRPTVGSQAIGIARAAYEYALEYAKDRVAFGRPIIANQSISFMLADMKTEIDAARLLVHRAAWMGRNNVPFTAGEGSMSKLKAGRVAVWATERAIQILGGAGYSREHPVERMHRDSKIYDIFEGTEQIQQLVIARAISGKHLA encoded by the coding sequence ATGACTTCCTTCGAACTGTCCGAGGAGCACCGCGAGCTGCAGGAGTGGGTGCACGGCTTCGCCGCCGACGTCGTACGTCCGGCCGCCGCCGAGTGGGACGAGCGCGAGGAGACCCCGTGGCCGATCCTGCAGGAGGCCGCGAAGATCGAGCTCTACAACTTCGAGACCCTCGCCTCCTTCTGGGGTGACGAGACCGGGCTGTCCATGCCGCTGGTCAACGAGGAGCTCTTCTGGGGCGACGGCGGCATCGGCATGGCGATCTTCGGCACCACCCTCGCGGTGGCCGGCATCTTCGCCTCCGGCACGCCCGAGCAGATGGTCGAGTTCATCCCGCAGTGCTACGGCGATGCCTCCGAGCCGCAGGTCGGCGCGTTCTGCTCGTCCGAGCCCGAGGCCGGCTCCGACGTCTCGGCGATGCGCACCCGCGCCGTCTACGACGAGGCGAAGGACGAGTGGACCCTGACCGGTCAGAAGGCCTGGGCCACCAACGGCGGCATCGCGAACATCCACGTGGTGCAGGCCGTCGTCGACGCAGGCCTGGGAAGCAAGGGGCAGGCCGCGTTCGTCGTCCCGCCGAACACCCCCGGCCTGGAGTCCACCCGCAAGATCAAGAAGATGGGTCTGCGCGCGTCGCACACCGCGGACGTGTTCCTCGACGACGTGAAGCTCCCCGGCTCCTGCCTGCTCGGCGGCAAGGAGAAGCTCGACGAGCGGCTCGCCCGCGCCCGGTCGGGGGAGAAGTCGAAGGGCTCGGCCGCGATGCAGACCTTCGAGCTGTCCCGCCCGACGGTCGGCTCGCAGGCGATCGGCATCGCCCGCGCCGCCTACGAGTACGCGCTGGAGTACGCCAAGGACCGCGTCGCCTTCGGCCGTCCGATCATCGCGAACCAGTCGATCTCGTTCATGCTCGCGGACATGAAGACCGAGATCGACGCCGCCCGGCTGCTCGTGCACCGGGCCGCGTGGATGGGCCGCAACAACGTCCCGTTCACCGCGGGCGAGGGGTCGATGTCCAAGCTCAAGGCCGGCCGGGTCGCCGTGTGGGCCACCGAGCGCGCCATCCAGATCCTCGGCGGTGCGGGCTACTCGCGCGAGCACCCGGTGGAGCGGATGCACCGCGACTCG